A region of the Terriglobales bacterium genome:
TCCATCGGGTGTGACGGTAGTCATCGAGTGGGGCACCTGGGGAAGATCAGAACGAAACGCGCTGCGGCTCCGAGCACGAGAGCTTGGAGCTGCGGTTGAGCTGCACTATCTCTCCGCCCCGATCGATCTCCTCTTCGAGCGAGTCCAACGCCGAGGCATGGAAACTCCGCCGATAAAACGAGAGCAGTTCCTCGAGTGGGCAAAAGCATTCCAAACACCCACAACAGAGGAGTTGGCGCTGTTCGACAAGAGTTTGACGCTGCAGGTCTGAAGCGGCACGGGCGGGTGGCCCGCCTTTCCCGTTTTGGTTCTTGCATCAGACTCCCAGACAATGGGTGCCCGGCTCTCGCGCGATTTTCGCGAGGGTGGGATTACGTGGATGCATGATGTCAGGCTTGATTTTGGTTCGTCTCGTCATCGGTCCTGACGATAGTAGACTTGCACGGAGACTGTCCAACAACGGCGAGAGTCAACTGCCGGAGTTATTAATTTCCTCCTAATCCCACCCTCGCAAAGACCGCGAGAGTGGGGCACCCTTTACATGGGAGTCTGATGCATAAGCCCGAAACGGGAAAAGAGTGGGCCACCCGCCCATCAGAACGCCAC
Encoded here:
- a CDS encoding AAA family ATPase codes for the protein MAKTGGRLIIVCGLPGSGKTTHAKQLEATLGAVRLAPDEWMDALSLNLWDEAKRAQIEALQWQLAQQLLPSGVTVVIEWGTWGRSERNALRLRARELGAAVELHYLSAPIDLLFERVQRRGMETPPIKREQFLEWAKAFQTPTTEELALFDKSLTLQV